One part of the Trueperaceae bacterium genome encodes these proteins:
- a CDS encoding SRPBCC domain-containing protein has translation PTATHSIAGDDVAEVRFEGRVGGRIVEVARDGTECSWGEVMAWNPPHRFVVSWHAAPEPKAASVLEVRFRPVADGTELYLEHRGWEEHGAEGQPLRDRYEPGWDFVLDRFVAAAGRPA, from the coding sequence GGCCCACGGCCACGCACTCGATAGCCGGCGACGACGTGGCGGAGGTCAGGTTCGAGGGCCGCGTGGGCGGGCGGATCGTCGAGGTCGCCAGGGACGGCACCGAGTGCAGCTGGGGCGAGGTCATGGCCTGGAACCCGCCGCACAGGTTCGTGGTCTCCTGGCACGCGGCGCCGGAGCCGAAGGCCGCGTCGGTGCTCGAGGTCCGCTTCAGGCCCGTCGCGGACGGCACCGAGCTCTACCTCGAGCACAGGGGCTGGGAGGAGCACGGCGCCGAGGGCCAGCCGCTGCGCGACAGGTACGAGCCGGGCTGGGACTTCGTGCTCGACCGGTTCGTCGCGGCGGCGGGCCGGCCCGCCTAG
- the xylA gene encoding xylose isomerase: MDPYAPSPTDRFTFGLWTVGNVGRDPFGEPTREPLDPAYVVAKLAELGAYGVNLHDHDLVPDGTPARERDRIVARFRRALAEHGLVVPMATTNLFTDPVFKDGAFTSADARVRNYALSKTMRAIDLGAELGARTYVFWGGREGAEVDAGGKLLDALAWYRDCLDYLCEYVVDQGYELRFALEPKPHEPRGHAFLPTVGSALGFIATLQRPEMVGLNPEFAHETMAGLSFPHALAAAIDAGKLFHVDLNDQLMSRFDQDLRFGAENLKAAFFTVMLLERHYDGPRHFDAHALRTEDEEGVWEFAKGCMRTYKMLAAKVERFAADEEVKAALAAYRVDDPEGEWPPRYTRDAAEALKARAFDLPALRRRGPGLERIDQLTVEVLLGVR, from the coding sequence TTGGACCCTTACGCCCCCAGCCCGACCGACCGCTTCACCTTCGGCCTGTGGACGGTCGGCAACGTGGGCCGCGACCCGTTCGGCGAGCCGACGCGTGAGCCCCTCGACCCCGCCTACGTCGTCGCCAAGCTGGCCGAGCTCGGCGCCTACGGGGTCAACCTCCACGACCACGACCTGGTGCCGGACGGCACGCCGGCACGCGAGCGCGACCGGATCGTCGCCCGCTTCCGCCGGGCCTTGGCAGAGCACGGCCTGGTCGTGCCCATGGCCACCACGAACCTGTTCACGGACCCCGTGTTCAAGGACGGCGCTTTCACCAGCGCCGACGCCCGCGTGCGGAACTACGCGCTGAGCAAGACGATGCGGGCGATCGACCTGGGCGCGGAGCTGGGCGCGAGGACCTACGTGTTCTGGGGCGGGCGCGAGGGCGCCGAGGTGGACGCCGGCGGCAAGCTGCTCGACGCCCTGGCCTGGTACCGCGACTGCCTCGACTACCTCTGCGAGTACGTCGTCGACCAGGGGTACGAGCTGCGCTTCGCCCTCGAGCCCAAGCCCCACGAGCCGCGCGGCCACGCGTTCCTGCCCACGGTCGGCAGCGCCCTGGGGTTCATCGCGACCCTGCAGCGCCCCGAGATGGTCGGTCTCAACCCGGAGTTCGCGCACGAGACGATGGCCGGCCTGTCGTTCCCGCACGCCCTGGCCGCCGCGATCGACGCGGGCAAGCTCTTCCACGTCGACCTCAACGACCAGCTCATGAGCCGCTTCGACCAGGACCTGCGCTTCGGCGCCGAGAACCTGAAGGCCGCCTTCTTCACGGTCATGCTCCTCGAGCGGCACTACGACGGGCCCAGGCACTTCGACGCCCACGCCCTGCGCACCGAGGACGAGGAGGGCGTCTGGGAGTTCGCCAAGGGCTGCATGCGCACCTACAAGATGCTGGCCGCGAAGGTCGAGCGCTTCGCGGCCGACGAGGAGGTCAAGGCGGCCCTGGCCGCCTACCGCGTCGACGACCCGGAGGGGGAGTGGCCGCCGCGCTACACGCGCGACGCCGCCGAGGCCCTGAAGGCGCGCGCCTTCGACCTGCCCGCGCTGCGCCGGCGCGGCCCGGGTCTCGAGCGCATCGACCAGCTGACCGTCGAGGTACTGCTGGGTGTCCGCTGA
- a CDS encoding PLP-dependent transferase: MTRRPAPSPETELLRDPEAAGSADVVPALHQTSLFTFDTFADMRATLEAGTEARYVYSRGRNPTVEAFERKVASLERAEDAVAFASGMAAIAAVLLTNLRAGDRVVCVRHVYPDAHGLMTRLLPRFGVATRFVDGTDVAAVADALRGGYDAPPAALLYLESPTTLLFELQDLAALAAAAREVGALTVMDNSWATPLGQRPVEHGVDLVLHSASKYLSGHSDVVAGVVAGRRELVDRLRSDALMLLGGKLAPFEAWLLLRGLRTLPVRLERHGRSALAVARALREHQAVQAVHYPALEDHPQRDLFGRYLTAASGLLSFELADEGLVEPFVDELRLFRLGVSWGGYESLVYPALLGHLTGAPDGATRYFAVPRSLVRLHVGLEDPDDLVADLLGALERSLKRAG; this comes from the coding sequence GTGACGCGCCGGCCGGCGCCGAGCCCGGAGACCGAGCTGCTCCGGGACCCGGAGGCCGCGGGGTCGGCGGACGTGGTGCCCGCGCTCCATCAGACCTCCCTCTTCACCTTCGACACCTTCGCCGACATGAGGGCGACCCTCGAGGCCGGCACCGAGGCCCGCTACGTCTACTCGCGGGGACGCAACCCCACCGTCGAGGCGTTCGAGCGCAAGGTCGCCTCGCTCGAGCGGGCGGAGGACGCCGTAGCCTTCGCCAGCGGCATGGCCGCCATCGCGGCCGTGCTGCTGACGAACCTGCGGGCGGGGGACAGGGTCGTGTGCGTCCGCCACGTCTACCCCGACGCCCACGGGCTGATGACGCGGCTGCTGCCCCGCTTCGGCGTCGCGACCCGGTTCGTCGACGGCACGGACGTCGCGGCCGTCGCCGACGCCCTGCGCGGCGGCTACGACGCGCCCCCGGCCGCGCTGCTCTACCTCGAGAGCCCGACGACCCTGCTGTTCGAGCTGCAGGACTTGGCCGCCCTGGCCGCCGCGGCCCGGGAGGTGGGCGCGCTCACGGTCATGGACAACTCCTGGGCCACGCCGCTGGGCCAGCGGCCCGTCGAGCACGGCGTCGACCTCGTCCTCCACTCGGCCTCCAAGTACCTCTCCGGTCACTCCGACGTCGTGGCCGGGGTCGTGGCGGGGCGCAGGGAGCTCGTCGACCGCCTCCGGTCCGACGCGCTGATGCTGCTGGGCGGCAAGCTGGCGCCCTTCGAGGCGTGGCTGCTGCTGCGGGGCCTGAGGACGCTGCCCGTGAGGCTGGAGCGCCACGGACGCTCGGCCCTCGCCGTCGCTCGTGCCCTGCGGGAGCACCAGGCGGTCCAAGCCGTCCACTACCCCGCGCTCGAGGACCACCCGCAGCGCGACCTGTTCGGGCGGTACCTCACCGCCGCGAGCGGCCTCCTCTCCTTCGAGCTGGCCGACGAGGGCCTGGTGGAGCCCTTCGTGGACGAGCTGCGGCTCTTCCGCCTCGGAGTCTCCTGGGGCGGGTACGAGAGCCTCGTCTACCCCGCGCTGCTCGGCCACCTCACCGGAGCGCCGGACGGCGCCACCCGCTACTTCGCGGTCCCCCGCTCCCTCGTGAGGCTCCACGTCGGCCTCGAGGACCCGGACGACCTCGTCGCGGACCTGCTGGGCGCGCTCGAGCGGAGCCTGAAGCGAGCGGGCTGA
- the xylB gene encoding xylulokinase produces the protein MTPDGRGGDVALGVDIGTSGVRVVALDREGRVVDAAENAIPLATPRPGWTEQDPADWVAASEAGLGEVASRVGPDRVAGIGLSGQMHGMVATDDAGRVVRPALLWNDQRTAAEAAEIEAAVGRERLVARTGNPAVTGFQLPKVLWLRRHEPEAFARARRVALPKDHVATSLTGAAAAEPTDASGTGAYHLAAGAWDEEVLAAVGLDPALWPPLVRSDEVVGGLLPSVAARVGLPAGLPVVAGAGDNAAAATALGLGTAHREVGSVSLGTSGVLFAAVSEPTPEPAGRVHLFAHADGGYHLLGVTLSAAGSLRWYRDVFAPGAGYDELVAEAATSPPGAGGVTFKPYLAGERSPHLRPDLRGSFHGLSLATTRADVVRAVLEGVTFSLRQAHEAMAPLAAPTRWLATGGGARSDLWLRVLATVLGAPVGRPAGLDGRETRAGAAEGAARLAWRALGHAPARAPRAALWFEPDAAQADALEEAYARYVALGPSPREAERRPS, from the coding sequence ATGACGCCTGACGGCCGCGGCGGCGACGTCGCGCTGGGCGTCGACATCGGCACCAGCGGCGTGCGCGTGGTCGCCCTCGACCGCGAGGGACGTGTCGTCGACGCGGCGGAGAACGCCATCCCGCTCGCCACCCCGCGGCCGGGCTGGACCGAGCAGGACCCGGCCGACTGGGTCGCCGCGTCCGAGGCCGGCCTGGGAGAGGTCGCGTCCCGCGTGGGCCCTGACCGCGTCGCGGGCATCGGTCTCTCCGGCCAGATGCACGGGATGGTGGCGACCGACGACGCCGGTCGCGTCGTGCGCCCGGCCCTGTTGTGGAACGACCAGCGCACGGCCGCGGAGGCAGCGGAGATCGAGGCCGCCGTCGGCCGCGAGCGCCTCGTCGCGCGCACGGGCAACCCGGCCGTGACCGGCTTCCAGCTGCCGAAGGTGCTGTGGCTCAGGCGCCACGAGCCGGAGGCTTTCGCCCGCGCCAGGCGCGTCGCCCTGCCGAAGGACCACGTCGCCACCAGCCTCACGGGCGCGGCCGCCGCCGAGCCCACCGACGCCTCCGGCACGGGCGCCTACCACCTCGCCGCCGGCGCCTGGGACGAGGAGGTGCTGGCCGCGGTCGGCCTCGACCCGGCGCTGTGGCCGCCGCTCGTGCGCTCCGACGAGGTCGTCGGCGGCCTGCTGCCCTCGGTCGCCGCCCGGGTCGGCCTGCCGGCCGGCCTGCCCGTGGTCGCGGGCGCTGGCGACAACGCGGCGGCGGCGACGGCGCTGGGCCTCGGCACCGCCCACCGTGAGGTAGGGAGCGTGAGCCTGGGCACGAGCGGCGTGCTCTTCGCAGCCGTGAGCGAGCCGACGCCCGAGCCCGCGGGGCGGGTCCACCTCTTCGCGCACGCCGACGGCGGCTACCACCTGCTGGGGGTGACGCTGTCGGCGGCGGGCAGCCTGCGCTGGTACCGCGACGTGTTCGCCCCCGGTGCGGGCTACGACGAGCTGGTGGCCGAGGCGGCGACGTCGCCCCCAGGCGCCGGCGGCGTGACGTTCAAGCCCTACCTCGCCGGCGAGCGCAGCCCGCACCTGCGGCCCGACCTGCGCGGCTCGTTCCACGGCCTCTCCCTGGCCACCACGCGGGCCGACGTCGTGCGCGCCGTCCTCGAGGGCGTGACCTTCTCGCTGCGCCAGGCCCACGAGGCCATGGCGCCGCTGGCGGCGCCCACGCGCTGGCTGGCCACCGGCGGCGGCGCGCGCTCCGACCTGTGGCTGCGGGTGCTGGCGACCGTACTGGGAGCGCCGGTCGGCCGCCCGGCGGGCCTCGACGGACGCGAGACGCGGGCCGGCGCCGCCGAGGGCGCGGCCCGGCTGGCCTGGCGGGCCCTCGGCCACGCGCCGGCGCGGGCGCCCCGCGCGGCCCTCTGGTTCGAGCCCGACGCCGCGCAGGCGGACGCGCTGGAGGAGGCGTACGCGCGCTACGTGGCGCTGGGTCCGTCACCGCGGGAAGCCGAGAGGAGACCTTCTTGA
- a CDS encoding creatininase family protein, whose translation MSHDHLELARLTRDEVAARAADAVLVVPTAAVEQHGPHLPLGTDALIGEAVAREALSRVEDADRFVLAPVLPYGSSHHHLAYAALSLGSGSFLAAVADLLRSAVSSGFRRVYVLNSHGGNVEGVRQAARDVALTREAVIGSCSYWDVSRAAIAEAGTVAAGLVPGHAGQFETSLMLAIAPELVRLDRLPRGDHAGPLAAGVSAEGSAIEAHGDWTRMDGFTDVPASPSAETGRALLRVIGERVADALAEFRRLSDAAVRGWRA comes from the coding sequence TTGAGCCACGACCACCTCGAGCTGGCGCGCCTGACGCGCGACGAGGTCGCGGCGCGCGCCGCCGACGCCGTCCTCGTCGTGCCGACCGCGGCGGTCGAGCAGCATGGGCCCCACCTGCCGCTCGGCACCGACGCGCTCATCGGCGAGGCCGTCGCGCGCGAGGCCCTGAGCCGCGTCGAGGACGCCGACCGCTTCGTACTCGCGCCGGTGCTGCCCTACGGCAGCTCCCACCACCACCTCGCCTACGCCGCCCTCTCGCTCGGCTCGGGCTCGTTCCTGGCGGCCGTCGCCGACCTCCTGCGGTCGGCGGTGAGCTCGGGCTTCCGCCGCGTCTACGTCCTCAACTCGCACGGCGGCAACGTCGAGGGCGTGCGCCAGGCCGCGCGCGACGTGGCGCTGACGCGCGAGGCCGTGATCGGCAGCTGCTCGTACTGGGACGTGAGCCGCGCCGCGATCGCCGAGGCGGGGACCGTGGCGGCGGGCCTCGTGCCCGGTCACGCCGGCCAGTTCGAGACCAGCCTGATGCTCGCGATCGCGCCGGAGCTGGTCAGGCTGGACCGGCTGCCGCGGGGCGATCACGCCGGCCCGCTGGCGGCGGGCGTGAGCGCGGAGGGCAGCGCGATCGAGGCCCACGGCGACTGGACGCGGATGGACGGGTTCACCGACGTGCCGGCGTCGCCGAGCGCCGAGACCGGACGCGCCCTCCTCCGGGTCATCGGCGAGCGGGTAGCCGACGCGCTCGCGGAGTTCCGCCGGCTGTCGGACGCGGCCGTGCGGGGCTGGCGCGCCTGA